In Terriglobus aquaticus, the genomic window CCAGTTCACCCGGGATACCTGGTACGGCATCCCGCAACGATGGTGGATCGGCAAACTGGATCGCGCGAATGCTCTGGAAATCCGGCAAGTCCGGCCGATGAAACGGATGCCGGCCCGTCACCAGTTCGTACAGCACCACGCCCAGCGCAAAGATGTCGCTCTGCACGGACGACTGACCGGTCACAAACTGCTCGGGCGCCATGTAGGCGATCGTGCCGCCGCGCGCGGTGTAAGTCGCTCCCGGCGCGGGCATGCGGTTCAGCGGCTTCGACGGATTGAACTCCGCATCATCCAAGCTGATGCGGCGCGCCAGGCCGAAATCGAGAATCTTGATCAAGCCGCCCTCGGTCAGAATCACGTTGGCCGGTTTCAGATCGCGGTGAAAGATGCCAAGCGAGTGCGCCGCTGCCAGGCCGTCCGCAATCTGGATGCCTGCCGACAGCACCAGCTCCACGTTTGCCGGCCCCTCTTCGATCAAGCGGTCCAGAGGCTTGCCCGGGACGTACTGCATCACGATGAACGCTTCGTCGTCCACCTCGCCCACGTCATAGATGGCGCAAACATTCGGGTGCTCGATGGCCGAGGCCAGCCGCGCCTCCCGCAGAAACGTGGCGCGCATCTGCTCCGGCGTCAAATTGCCGCGCGTCAGCAGCTTCAGCACCACGGGTCGCTGCAGCATCGTGTCGTTCGACAGGTACACCACACCGCTGCCACCCGCACCCAGCTTGCGGATCAGCTCATAATGCTCGATGACACGGCGCTTCATAGCCCGATTCTCTCATCCGGACACAAACAGAGACTGCCACTTCGGCGGCATATTGGCACAGGACGGCACCTCTCGCGCCAACATGGTTGCCCGCCAAGCGGCGAAATCCAGCTTTGCTGCATCACACCCTCAATTCCAAGAAAAAACAACGGTGTTGACTCACGCATGCCTTCTACTGTTCTGCTGATTGACGACAATGCGATCCAGGCCGCTACCCGACAGACCATCCTGAAACGTGCTGGCTACTTCGTCATCCCTGTTCTCAACCCGCAACGCGCACTGGAACAGTTCCAGGCCAATGACTTTCCTTCCCCGATCGATCTGGTCATCACCGACCACGTCATGCCCGGCATGACCGGTGCCGACTTTGTACGGGAACTACGGAAAGCGCACGCCGATCTTCCGGTGCTGGTCATCAGCGGCATGGAGGAAGCCCAGGACGAGTACCGTGACTTGAATGTCACCTTCCGCCTCAAGCCTCTGCTACCGGACTATCTGCTCGCCTCGGTCGACCGCATGCTCCACGGAGTCCAGTCCTAAAGAGTCAGCGAGCAAAGAGCTGCGGTGCGCTCTCTCCCGAGGACATCCACGCCATCTCCGCCCTCCGGCGGAGGTCCGTCTCCATCTGAGGTTGCGCGGCGTATTTCTAGGCGCGAATAGCGGCTTCGTACGTTGCTGCGCGGCCATTTCGCCTGCGACAATCATGAACATATGCATCCCATGCCCGAGTTCGGAAGCTTTGCGCTGCTGCTGGCTCTGGTGCTCTCCGCCTACACGCTCTTTGCCGGCTCCCTCTCGCTCTATCAGGTAGCGCACGGCGTTGCCGGCCGAGTCTCGCCCGAGCGTCTTGGCGAAACCGCCCGACGCGCCGGTATCGCCACCTTCATCGCAGTTTCGGGCGCCGCATTCGCCCTGGTCTGGGCAGCGTTCACCAACGACTTCTCGGTCTCGTACATCCTGCACCACACCAATCGGGCACTCCACCCCGCCTACAAGTTCAGCGCCTTGTGGAGCGGCCAGGAAGGTTCACTGCTGCTGTGGTCGTGGTTGCTCACCGGCTACGGCTTCATCCTGCGGTTGCGCCACCGCGAAGACGTCCGCCTGTACGCCTACGCATCGACCATCCTCTCCGCCGTCCAGGTTTTCTTCCTTCTTCTGCTCGTCATCCCCGCTCCGCCCTTCGCGTTGACCCAGGGTGCGATCCCGGCCGACGGCAACGGCCTGAATCCGCTGCTGCAGTACCCGGAGATGGTCATCCATCCGCCCATGCTGTACCTGGGCTACGTCGGCTTCTCCGTGCCGTTCGCCTTCGCCCTGGGCGCACTCATGATGCGCTACCCCGGTGAAAAGTGGATCCGCATCACTCGTCGCTGGACGCTCGTCACCTGGCTGCTTCTCACCTGCGGCATCTCGCTCGGCATGCACTGGGCCTACGCTGTTCTGGGTTGGGGCGGCTACTGGGGTTGGGACCCCGTCGAGAACGCCTCGTTCCTGCCCTGGCTCACCGCCACGGCCTTCCTGCACTCGGTCATGATGCAGGAGAAGCGCGGCATGATGAAGCAGTGGAACGTGTGGCTCATCTTCACCACGTTCCTGCTCACCGTGCTCGGCACCGACCTCACCCGCGGCGGCCTCGTCTCCAGCGTGCACGCCTTCGCGCAAAGCTCCATCAGCCAGTGGTTCACCTGGTTCCTGTGCATCACCGCCGCGGTCTGCCTCTTCACCTTCTTCCGGCAGCGTTCGCACCTTGTAACGGAGCACAAGCTCGAGTCGATCGTCTCTCGCGAAAGCTCCTTCCTCTTCAACAACCTCGTCCTGCTCGTCGCCTGCTTCACCGTCCTCTTCGGCACGCTTTTCCCCGTCCTCAGTGAGTTTGTGCAGGGCTCCAAAGTCACCATGGGCGCTCCCTTCTTCAACAAGGTCGCCGTCCCCATCGGCCTCTTCCTGCTCATGCTCACCGGCGTGGGCCCGCTGCTAGCCTGGCGAGCCACCTCGATCCGCTCCATTCGCCGCAATTTCGTGTTGCCGTGCATCGCGACCTTGGGCAGCGCCCTCATCCTCGTCGCCTGCGGCATCCGCCCGTGGCGCATGGCGGACGCCGATCAGCAGGGTTCCATCTACGCCCTGGTCTGCTTCTCCATTGGTGCCGGCGTCACGGTCGCTATCCTCACCGAGTTCCTGCGCGGCGTGGGCGTCGTCCGCACCCAGACCGGCCGCAACTTCGCCTCCTCTGCGTGGACGCTGACCCGCCGCAACAACCGGCGCTACGGCGGCTATCTCGTCCACTTCGGCATCGTTGCCCTGTTCGTCGGCCTCGCGGGCGCCGCGTTCAACCAGTCCCGCGAACTCGAGATGGGCTTCGGCGATTCGCTCCAGATCGGCAGCTACAAGCTCGTCTGCCAGAGCTACACGCAGGATTCCAACCCGAACTACGACACCGACTTCGCCCTGCTTGACGTCTACGACGGCCCGAAAAAGATCACGCAGATGGCGCCCGAGAAGCGCTTCTACAACGCCAGCCAGACCACCAGTACCATCGTCGCCATTCACTCCACGCCGCTGCGCGACCTGTACGTCGTCTTCGAAGGCCGCAACCCGGAGACCGGCCGCCCCATCATCAAGGTCTTCCTGAACCCGCTCGTCTCTTGGATCTGGATTGGCGTCGGCATCGTCATCGCAGGCACCTTCCTCAGCCTCGCCCCGGGACTCAAGCCTGCCCTCAGCCGCAGCACGGCTCCACTGCCTTTGCAGCCCGAACTGCAGACCGTAGGAGCCGACTGATGCCGCGACTGATGCGCCAGCCCTCGCGCCGCCTTCTCCTGCTCCTCACCATCTTCTTCGCCGCGCTAGTCACCACGGGCGCCAGCAACACCGGCTCCCGCTTCAACGATCTCGGCCACAAGATGGTCTGCACCTGCGGCTGCAATCAGATACTGCTCGAGTGCAACCACGTCGGCTGCCCAAACTCCAGCGGCATGATCGACGAACTGCGCGGCCAGCTCGGCTCTGGCGCCAACGACACCAGCATCCTCAACGCGTTTGCCGCCAAGTACGGCCCTACCGTCCTCGCTGCGCCGATCCGCGGCGGGTTCGACAACGCCGCTTGGATCGTCCCCTTCGTGGTCTTCCTGCTGGCCATCGGCGGTACCGCCCTGCTCATCCGGAAGTGGCGCGGCCGCCATCTCATCACGCCCGAGGGTATTCCCGTCACCCTGCCCGGCACCGACCACGACAGCATGCGCGAGCGCATTCGCCGCGAGACGGAGTTCTAACTCATGGGCCTGCTCGCCTCCGCCGTCCTGCTCCTCGCCCTCTTCGCCTACACCTTCTGGCCGGAAAAGAATCCCTTCACCCAGCGCGACCGCACCCGCCTCGACTTCCTGCAAGAGAGGCGCGAGGTTGTCATGAACAACCTCCGCGACCTCACCTTCGAGTTCCGCGCCGGCAAGTACCCCGCCGAGGACTACGCCACTCAACGCGAGATACTCGAGCGCGAAGCCGCCGAAATCCTGAGCGAGATCGACGCTCTCCAGGGCATTCCCTCGCGCGCCTGAGCCCGTGTCGGTGATCGCTCTTTGCAGAGCCACTCCATCGCGCGATGGACGCCGCAGCACCGCTCTCCACGTATGCTGAACAGGTATGCTCCAGCATTTCCGTCAGTACCTCGCCGGCCTCAGCTTGGCGCTGCTCAGCGGCACCGCTTTCGCCGCCGCCTCCATCACCGGCACGGTCACCAACCAGACCACGCATAAGCCCGCGGCCGGTGACGACGTCGTCCTCATCCGCCTTGCCCAAGGCATGCAGGAAGCCACGCGCACCACCACCGACGCGCGCGGCCACTTCGAGCTCACCGTGCCCGACGACGGCATCCACCTCGTCCGCGTCACCCACGAGAAGGCAAACTACTTCAAGCCCGCGCCTCCGGGGACGCAGTCGCTCGACATCGACGTCTTCAACGCCGCACCCAAGGTCGCCGGCGTCTCGCTCGACGCGAACGTCATCCGCCTGCAGACCGAGGCCGACGGCAAGAGCCTGCGCGTCGTCGAAAACTTCTTCCTCAAGAACGAATCGTCGCCGCCACGCACCCAGTTCAGCGACCGCGCGTTCGAGTTCAACCTGCCCGACGGCGCAGTCGTCGAGGGCGCCGCGGCCCAGGGCACCGGCGGCATGACCGTTCAGTCGCCACCCGTCCCGCTGCCCGAAAAAGGCCACTACGCCTTCATCTTTCCCATTCGTCCCGGCGGTCAGACCCGCTTCCAAATCTCGTACAAGGTCCCCTACAACGGCTCGCTGCAACTCGCGCCACTCGCCACCATGGCTACCGACAACCTGGTCGTGATGATGCCCAAAGCGATGAAGTTCGACGGGGGTTCCTCCTCGCCCTTCAACTCCGTTGCAGAAGAGATGGACGCGCAGACCTACGTCGCGCGCAGCGTACCCCAGGGCAAGACCACGGCCTTCACGGTCAGCGGCGTCGGCCAACTGCCCCGCCCCACCACCACGCCGAACGATGCCTCGCAACAGGACCAGGGCAACGCCGGCCCCACCGGCACTCCCGCCACCGGCGCAGACCCGAACGCCGACCCCGGCGCTAACACCAGCGACAAGCGGCCCGGCGGCGGCCTCGGCGCTCCCATCGGCAGCCCCGATCCGCTCTCCAAGTACAAGTGGTGGATCGTCGGCGGCCTCGTTCTCCTGCTGGCCGGTGGCGCCGGCTTCCTGCTCTCGCGTCCGCAAACCGCTGCAGTCACAGGCGCCCCGCAAACCGCCACAGCGGCTGGCCCGGCACCCGCACCGGGAAGCACGCTGATGCAGGTGCTGCGCGATGAACTCTTCACGCTTGAATCCGAGCGCCTCACCGGCAAGATCACCCAGGCCGAGTATGACCGGGTCAAGCCCGCTCTTGAGACCGTCCTCCAGCACGCTCTCACGCGTCACAACAAACCCACCCAGCAGGCCTGATCGACGCTGCGACAAACAGAAGAGGCCGGGAGCAATCCCTGCCTCTTCTCATTGCTTTCTTTCCGCCTGGCTACCAGGTCGAGTACGAAGACCCATCCGTCGCCCCACCGCCCGCGCCGGAATGCACGTTGTTGATCCCCGTGTCCGTCTCGTCCACGCTGTTGTAGCTGTCGCTGTGATCAAAGATCCACGTCTGCGACGAACTCGTAATCGGATCGATCGGGATGAACTTCAGGTACCCCGAAGTCACCAGGTCTTCCTTCGATTGCGGCGCCTTCTGCTTGTCTACCGTGTAGCTGTCGATCGCCTGTCTCATCGTCGCCAGATCTTCCCGAAGCACCGATTCCTTCGCCACCCGGATATGGTGCGAATACGCCGGCACGGCCATGGCAGCCAGCGTCGCGATAATAATCATCACCACGATCAGCTCCACAAGCGTGAAGCCCTGCTCTTCCTGACCGCCCTCAGTCACCGCTGTGTTCTCTCGCAGACGCGTCACCATGATGAGTATCTCGTCCCGTCCAGCGCCGTGCCGTCGCTCTTGCTATGAACGTCGAAAACGTTCTGTCCGCCCCAGCTTGTCGTGTCCGCATCGTCCTGCATCGACCGCAACTGCCACTCATTCGTCTTGGTCATGGGATCCACCGGGATCTCGCGCAGAAACCGCACCTTCTTGTCCTTCACGTCCACGCCATTCACCAACGTGTCCAGATCCGGCGGATAGTTGAACGAGTCCACCTTGGTCTGAAACGCTCCCCGGTCCGCCGCGTCCTTGTAGCGGTCGATCGCGTCCCGCATCATCCACAGGTCAGCGCGCAGCTCTCGCTCTTTCTGCCGCTTCAACTGGAACCGCGCAATCGGCACCGCCGCGGTGGCCAGCAGCGCAATAATGCTGACAACCACGATCAGTTCCACCAGCGTCATGCCGGCTTCGCCACGGTCTCGCATTCGGCACTGCTCGCTCGCGCGCATACCTATTTGACGTGCACGACCGTCTGGGAGCCCACTGCCGGCACATTTGCCTGGGCGCTGTTCTTCGCGCCCACCCGCGCCAGCGAGACTGTCGCATCTCCGGCGCCGATCGCCTTGAAGGTCAGCACCGCAACACTGCCCGTCCCGTCCACACCGCGCACTGCCGGCGGACGCGACACCGACACCGTCACCATCCCGTTGCCCTCATCGCGGTGAACCACTGACACAGCTTGGCCATCGCGCCCCAGCATCTCGCCCGAATCCACGTTCACCAGCGACAGCAGCTTGGGGTCGAACTGCACCTGCATCGGCGCGGCATACAGATCCTTCGCGTCCGCCGCCGCCACCGAAACCTGGAACGTGCTTCCCACAGCCTGCGTCGCGTTCGACGCCACCACGCTGAATCGCACCGGTGCCCCGCCCGTCGGCTGCGCGCTGACCGGACCGGTCGCCGCCTGCTGCACTCCGCTCGGCGAAATGGTGGGCTGATTCATCTGGTTATGAAGCGCGCTCTGCGCCGCTCGCTGCGCCTGCTCGCTCCCGACTTGGCCGATCATCGCGTTGGCAGCCTGTGCTGCGGTCATCCCCGTCGCCGGAATCTGCTGCCGTTGGAACGCTCCCGTCGTCACCAGCGCACTCGTGTCGCCGCTTGCGGCCGCCAGCGTGTCGTCATGCCGCAGCTCAAAGTGCGCGCTCGTGCCCGAGTCGATCGCTCGCGTATTCAGCCGCGTAATCAGCGGCTCGCGCACAATGTGCGGAATCAGCAGAAAGACGATCTCATCGTCCGTGTTCGTCTTCGTGTTGCTGCCCAGCACCTTGTTCAGGATCGGGATGCTTCCAATGCCCGGCGTTCCCGAGACCGAACGCTCCTCATCCTTGGTCAGCAGGCCGGCCAGAATGCTCGGTTCGCCTTCCTTCAACTGGATCGTCTGCTCCACGCGCCGCTGGCCGATGATGGGCTGCTGCACACCCGAGATCGTCACAGTGCCGCTCTCGTTCGAGATCTCCATCACCATCTTCAGCGTGATCTCGCGATCCTGGTGCACGGTTGGCGTCATCTCAATGTTCACGCCCACATCGATATAGGTGAACTGCGTGTTCACCAGCGAACTCACAATGGCCGTCGACGCGCCACTCGAAAATGATCCCGTAGCGATCGGAATACGCGACCCGATCTTCAACGTCGCCTTCTGGTTGTCCGTCGCACGTACGCGCGGGTTCTGCAGGATGCGCGTATCGCTGTCCGTCAGCAAGGCGTTCACCGCGGCCGTACCAATGCTCACCGCGATGTTCGAAGCCGTGAAGTTCGCCAGGTCGTTCAACGAGGGGTTGGTGGTCGTGCTGCTGGTGCTGGTTCCCGTCGTGGTGCTGCTCGTGCTGGTAGCGGAACTACTGTTCAGCGTCGACGATGTCCCGTTGTTCAACTGCGTTCCCAGTTGCACACTCTGTGGCAGCGTAATGCCCAGGTTGCGCGTGCGGGTCTTGTTCACTTCCAGCACCGCAACGTCCACAACCACTTCACTGCGCGGCCGGTCCAGGTTATTCAGCAGGCTTTCCACCAGCAGCAGTTGGTCGGGCGTGGAACGCATCACGATCGCGTTCTGGCTCGGCACCAGGAAGATCTTCGTCTGCGGGTCCAGCACATTACGCAGCGCCGTCAGCAGTTCATTCGCATCCGCCGCCGAAGCCGCGTTGGAAATGTAGAACGTCTGCACCGCGACCGTGTCCAGCTCTTGCCGCTTCTGCTGTGTGTTCGCCGCAACAAAGATCGTGTTGCTCGTCACCGGCTTCCAAAAGGTGCCGCTGATCGTGCCCAGGATGCGCAGAGCGTCGTACAGCGACACGTTCACCAGGTCCAGCGGAATGCGGCGAGACGTGTAGTCCGGGTCGAAGATCACGTTCAGCCCTGCGCTCTTCGCGATCGCCTGGTACAGCACCTTGGTGTCTTCCACCACGTGCAGCGTCACTGGCGCATTATCCACCGGCTTCAATTGGATCGGCCCCGCTACCGTCGACGCCGCGGCAGACGGTCCTACCGGCGCCTGCTGCAGCAGCGCCGCGCCGGGCGCGTTGCTCATGTCGCGCTCAACCGCAACAATCTCCTGCTGCGCCGTCTGGTTGCCGCCATCGATGGCCAGCGCGCGCTGAAACTCCGTCAACGCGCCGTTGAAGTCGCCGCTCTGGCGCAGGACCCTGCCGCGATCCACATGCGCCGCCGCGGCTGCAAACCGCACCCGCTCGAACTTGGTCTTGTAAATCAGGTTGTCCGGCCGCTGTAGAAGCGCCTGGCGATAGGCCTCGAACGCAGCGTCGTAGTCCTCATGCGCTTCCGCATCGGCGCCGCGCTTGGCCCAACTCTTCGCCGACTGCCCATGCGCCTGCACCGGCATCGCCGCGCCGCATCCTATGGCCAGTGTGGCGGCCAACGCCAGCCCCGCGCGCCAACCTGGCGCCCGCCGCTCCGTGCCGCGGCATACGTCGGATGAGGGGACAAGCCCACCGCTAAGCGGGAAGCGAAACGGCCACGTTGCGCGGCGCGAACCTGCGGAAATCAACCTCGTTGCCCCTCTGTGGCGCGCCAGGATGCACACCGCTTCCCGCCCTGAACCGCACGGCGAAAACAATTCGAAACGTGGCCTGGAATGCCTGAAAAGAATACCATCCGTGCCTGTTGGACGAGCCTCCGCGCAGAAGGGTAATGCCCGCTGTGCCCTGCCCGTCAACCCAGACTGGTAGCATCAAATCCAGCGATGCCCCACATGGTTTCCATGCCGACGCAGTCTGCGCCTTCCAAAAAGGCAAAGCCGCGCGATCCCATCGCCGTGGGCGACCGCGACGCCGCCGTCAATCGCGCCGCCAGCCATAACTACTTCCTTACCGACCGGTTCGAAGCCGGCGTCGCCCTGCGCGGCACCGAGGTCAAGAGCATCCGCGAAGGCAAAGCCAACCTGAAAGACAGCTACGGCCTGGTCAAGGATGGCGAGTGTTTCCTGCTCAACGCCCACATCGGTCCTTTCTCGCATGGCAACGTCGAGAATCACGAGGCCACCCGCACCCGCAAGCTGCTCCTGCACAAGGAAGAACTCCGAAAGCTTGCCGCCCGCACCCGCGAAAAAGGCCTCACGCTCATCCCCACCCGTCTGTACTTCCGCCGGGGCAAGGTCAAGTGCGAACTGGCCCTCGCCAAAGGCAAGCAGGACTGGGACAAGCGCGAAAGCGAGCGCAGCCGCGAGGCTGACCGCGAAGCCAAAGCCGCCATCGCCCGAGGCCAGCGCCGCTAAACACGGCTTCGGCGCGCTCCGTCCCACACGCCTTTTCACAGGTTGTTCTCTTTCGGAACCGCAAGCGGTACGCTCATCGGTTTTGCAGACGTGAAAAATTGCGGGCCAGTCCTGTAGCCTAAAGCAAGCATGCAGATCACGTTTGCTTCGGGAGAAGCCGCCTCCATCTCGTCGCCACTGCTCGCGGTTCTTGCCGTCGACACGTCTGACCCCTCGACCAAACCCGCATCGGCGACCCCCAACCTTCTCTCGGCATCCCTGTCCGGCTCGGCCTCGCTTGAGCGCGCCCT contains:
- a CDS encoding response regulator codes for the protein MPSTVLLIDDNAIQAATRQTILKRAGYFVIPVLNPQRALEQFQANDFPSPIDLVITDHVMPGMTGADFVRELRKAHADLPVLVISGMEEAQDEYRDLNVTFRLKPLLPDYLLASVDRMLHGVQS
- a CDS encoding heme lyase CcmF/NrfE family subunit, with the protein product MPEFGSFALLLALVLSAYTLFAGSLSLYQVAHGVAGRVSPERLGETARRAGIATFIAVSGAAFALVWAAFTNDFSVSYILHHTNRALHPAYKFSALWSGQEGSLLLWSWLLTGYGFILRLRHREDVRLYAYASTILSAVQVFFLLLLVIPAPPFALTQGAIPADGNGLNPLLQYPEMVIHPPMLYLGYVGFSVPFAFALGALMMRYPGEKWIRITRRWTLVTWLLLTCGISLGMHWAYAVLGWGGYWGWDPVENASFLPWLTATAFLHSVMMQEKRGMMKQWNVWLIFTTFLLTVLGTDLTRGGLVSSVHAFAQSSISQWFTWFLCITAAVCLFTFFRQRSHLVTEHKLESIVSRESSFLFNNLVLLVACFTVLFGTLFPVLSEFVQGSKVTMGAPFFNKVAVPIGLFLLMLTGVGPLLAWRATSIRSIRRNFVLPCIATLGSALILVACGIRPWRMADADQQGSIYALVCFSIGAGVTVAILTEFLRGVGVVRTQTGRNFASSAWTLTRRNNRRYGGYLVHFGIVALFVGLAGAAFNQSRELEMGFGDSLQIGSYKLVCQSYTQDSNPNYDTDFALLDVYDGPKKITQMAPEKRFYNASQTTSTIVAIHSTPLRDLYVVFEGRNPETGRPIIKVFLNPLVSWIWIGVGIVIAGTFLSLAPGLKPALSRSTAPLPLQPELQTVGAD
- a CDS encoding cytochrome c-type biogenesis protein CcmH: MPRLMRQPSRRLLLLLTIFFAALVTTGASNTGSRFNDLGHKMVCTCGCNQILLECNHVGCPNSSGMIDELRGQLGSGANDTSILNAFAAKYGPTVLAAPIRGGFDNAAWIVPFVVFLLAIGGTALLIRKWRGRHLITPEGIPVTLPGTDHDSMRERIRRETEF
- a CDS encoding carboxypeptidase-like regulatory domain-containing protein; this translates as MLQHFRQYLAGLSLALLSGTAFAAASITGTVTNQTTHKPAAGDDVVLIRLAQGMQEATRTTTDARGHFELTVPDDGIHLVRVTHEKANYFKPAPPGTQSLDIDVFNAAPKVAGVSLDANVIRLQTEADGKSLRVVENFFLKNESSPPRTQFSDRAFEFNLPDGAVVEGAAAQGTGGMTVQSPPVPLPEKGHYAFIFPIRPGGQTRFQISYKVPYNGSLQLAPLATMATDNLVVMMPKAMKFDGGSSSPFNSVAEEMDAQTYVARSVPQGKTTAFTVSGVGQLPRPTTTPNDASQQDQGNAGPTGTPATGADPNADPGANTSDKRPGGGLGAPIGSPDPLSKYKWWIVGGLVLLLAGGAGFLLSRPQTAAVTGAPQTATAAGPAPAPGSTLMQVLRDELFTLESERLTGKITQAEYDRVKPALETVLQHALTRHNKPTQQA
- a CDS encoding type II secretion system protein yields the protein MVTRLRENTAVTEGGQEEQGFTLVELIVVMIIIATLAAMAVPAYSHHIRVAKESVLREDLATMRQAIDSYTVDKQKAPQSKEDLVTSGYLKFIPIDPITSSSQTWIFDHSDSYNSVDETDTGINNVHSGAGGGATDGSSYSTW
- a CDS encoding type II secretion system protein, which codes for MRDRGEAGMTLVELIVVVSIIALLATAAVPIARFQLKRQKERELRADLWMMRDAIDRYKDAADRGAFQTKVDSFNYPPDLDTLVNGVDVKDKKVRFLREIPVDPMTKTNEWQLRSMQDDADTTSWGGQNVFDVHSKSDGTALDGTRYSSW
- a CDS encoding cohesin domain-containing protein, producing the protein MPVQAHGQSAKSWAKRGADAEAHEDYDAAFEAYRQALLQRPDNLIYKTKFERVRFAAAAAHVDRGRVLRQSGDFNGALTEFQRALAIDGGNQTAQQEIVAVERDMSNAPGAALLQQAPVGPSAAASTVAGPIQLKPVDNAPVTLHVVEDTKVLYQAIAKSAGLNVIFDPDYTSRRIPLDLVNVSLYDALRILGTISGTFWKPVTSNTIFVAANTQQKRQELDTVAVQTFYISNAASAADANELLTALRNVLDPQTKIFLVPSQNAIVMRSTPDQLLLVESLLNNLDRPRSEVVVDVAVLEVNKTRTRNLGITLPQSVQLGTQLNNGTSSTLNSSSATSTSSTTTGTSTSSTTTNPSLNDLANFTASNIAVSIGTAAVNALLTDSDTRILQNPRVRATDNQKATLKIGSRIPIATGSFSSGASTAIVSSLVNTQFTYIDVGVNIEMTPTVHQDREITLKMVMEISNESGTVTISGVQQPIIGQRRVEQTIQLKEGEPSILAGLLTKDEERSVSGTPGIGSIPILNKVLGSNTKTNTDDEIVFLLIPHIVREPLITRLNTRAIDSGTSAHFELRHDDTLAAASGDTSALVTTGAFQRQQIPATGMTAAQAANAMIGQVGSEQAQRAAQSALHNQMNQPTISPSGVQQAATGPVSAQPTGGAPVRFSVVASNATQAVGSTFQVSVAAADAKDLYAAPMQVQFDPKLLSLVNVDSGEMLGRDGQAVSVVHRDEGNGMVTVSVSRPPAVRGVDGTGSVAVLTFKAIGAGDATVSLARVGAKNSAQANVPAVGSQTVVHVK
- the smpB gene encoding SsrA-binding protein SmpB, whose translation is MPHMVSMPTQSAPSKKAKPRDPIAVGDRDAAVNRAASHNYFLTDRFEAGVALRGTEVKSIREGKANLKDSYGLVKDGECFLLNAHIGPFSHGNVENHEATRTRKLLLHKEELRKLAARTREKGLTLIPTRLYFRRGKVKCELALAKGKQDWDKRESERSREADREAKAAIARGQRR